The proteins below are encoded in one region of Oncorhynchus kisutch isolate 150728-3 linkage group LG14, Okis_V2, whole genome shotgun sequence:
- the LOC116353419 gene encoding EH domain-binding protein 1-like protein 1: MESIPDDKLLSAVTIPGTHESLTLYGGPLIQCQAWTLENQLKAGLRYFDIRVEASMFHNILDVMDGHLVHTKFHEVLNILWEFLDKHGSESVLLRVTLQGISMKKAGKCIKTLIENSEDRVWTKTFVPKMQEARGKIIFVQSTNFNVGTLNHDTFVTGDDTFKDIENKMKKITKHLKEAEENCGHALALTDSSATAIFKGPKTVAKVVNGQLNKLIVELQTGSNKSDCLGVISMDFPSPDLIHNIIEVNGKPGSVSSEHSGEPASVEPAPAEPEHTGCSDDSTLNENSYKEKWMESIPDDKLLSAVTIPGAHESLTLYGGPLIQCQAWTLENQLKAGLRYFDIRVEASMFHNILDVMDGHLVHTKFHEVLNILWEFLDKHGSESVLLRVTLQGISMKKAGKCIKTLIENSEDRVWTKTFVPKMQEARGKIIFVQSTNFNVGTLNHDTFVTGDDTFKDIENKMKKITKHLKEAEENCGHALALTDSSATAIFKGPKTVAKVVNGQLNKLIVELQTGSNKPDCLGVISMDFPSPDLIHNIIEINRNPGSGSSEQPEQPEPLEREPAKPQPAEEPEPVQPEPAQPETAGLGPVEPEPAEPEPAETQPVEEPEPVESEPTEAEPAEPEPVEKPEPAEPQPAEEPEPAEPEPAEPEPAEPEPAEVQPLEEPEPAEPEPAEPEPAEPEPAEAEPAEAEPAESEPAGPEPVEPEPVEPAEPEPVEPEPAEPEPVEPEPAEPEPVEPAEPEPAEPEPAEAEPAKPEPAESEPAGPEPVEPEPVEPAEPEPVEPEPAEPEPVEPEPAEPEPVEPAEAERAEPEPVDPEPVEPAEAEPAEPQLAEEPAEEPEPAEPEPVEPEPAEAEPAEAEPAEPEPAEPEPVEHEPAEPEPAEPEPVEPEPAEAEPVEA, encoded by the coding sequence ATGGAGTCTATACCTGATGACAAACTCCTTTCAGCTGTTACTATCCCCGGAACTCACGAGAGCCTAACTCTGTACGGTGGACCACTTATACAGTGTCAGGCTTGGACCTTGGAGAACCAGCTGAAAGCAGGATTGCGGTACTTTGATATACGTGTAGAGGCCAGTATGTTCCACAACATCCTTGATGTCATGGATGGGCAtttagtccacaccaagttccATGAGGTGCTGAACATTCTATGGGAGTTCTTGGACAAACATGGAAGTGAGTCTGTGCTTTTGAGAGTGACACTGCAAGGAATAAGCATGAAAAAAGCTGGAAAATGTATCAAAACATTGATTGAGAATTCTGAAGATAGAGTATGGACAAAGACATTTGTCCCTAAAATGCAAGAAGCAAGGGGGAAGATCATCTTCGTGCAAAGTACCAATTTCAATGTTGGAACACTTAACCATGACACTTTTGTCACAGGCGACGACACATTCAAAGACATTGAAAACAAGATGAAGAAGATCACAAAACATCTGAAAGAAGCTGAAGAGAATTGTGGTCATGCATTGGCACTGACCGATTCCTCCGCCACAGCCATTTTCAAAGGCCCTAAAACTGTGGCCAAAGTGGTTAATGGTCAGCTCAATAAGCTCATAGTTGAACTACAGACAGGCTCTAACAAATCAGACTGCTTGGGGGTAATCAGCATGGACTTCCCCAGTCCAGACCTCATCCATAACATCATTGAGGTCAATGGAAAACCAGGGAGTGTTTCATCTGAGCACTCAGGAGAGCCTGCATCAGTAGAGCCTGCACCAGCAGAGCCTGAACATACAGGTTGTAGTGATGACTCAACACTTAATGAAAACTCTTATAAGGAAAAGTGGATGGAGTCTATACCTGATGACAAACTCCTTTCAGCTGTTACTATCCCCGGAGCTCATGAGAGCCTAACTCTGTACGGTGGACCACTTATACAGTGTCAGGCTTGGACCTTGGAGAACCAGCTGAAAGCAGGATTGCGGTACTTTGATATACGTGTAGAGGCCAGTATGTTCCACAACATCCTTGATGTCATGGATGGACAtttagtccacaccaagttccATGAGGTGCTGAACATTCTATGGGAGTTCTTGGACAAACATGGAAGTGAGTCTGTGCTTTTGAGAGTGACACTGCAAGGAATAAGCATGAAAAAAGCTGGAAAATGTATCAAAACATTGATTGAGAATTCTGAAGATAGAGTATGGACAAAGACATTTGTCCCTAAAATGCAAGAAGCAAGGGGGAAGATCATCTTCGTGCAAAGTACCAATTTCAATGTTGGAACACTTAACCATGACACTTTTGTCACAGGCGACGACACATTCAAAGACATTGAAAACAAGATGAAGAAGATCACAAAACATCTGAAAGAAGCTGAAGAGAATTGTGGTCATGCATTGGCACTGACCGATTCCTCCGCCACAGCCATTTTCAAAGGCCCTAAAACTGTGGCCAAAGTGGTTAATGGTCAGCTCAATAAGCTCATAGTTGAACTACAGACAGGCTCTAACAAACCAGACTGCTTGGGGGTAATCAGCATGGACTTCCCCAGTCCAGACCTCATCCATAACATCATTGAGATAAACAGAAATCCAGGAAGTGGTTCATCTGAACAACCAGAACAGCCTGAACCATTAGAGCGGGAACCTGCAAAGCCTCAGCCAGCCGAAGAGCCTGAACCAGTACAGCCTGAACCGGCACAGCCTGAAACAGCAGGGCTTGGACCAGTAGAGCCCGAGCCAGCGGAGCCTGAACCAGCAGAAACTCAGCCAGTAGAAGAGCCTGAACCAGTAGAGTCAGAGCCAACAGAGGCTGAACCAGCAGAGCCTGAACCAGTAGAAAAACCTGAACCAGCAGAGCCTCAGCCAGCAGAAGAGCCTGAACCAGCAGAGCCTGAACCAGCAGAGCCTGAACCAGCAGAGCCTGAACCAGCAGAGGTTCAGCCATTAGAAGAGCCTGAACCAGCAGAGCCTGAACCAGCAGAGCCAGAACCAGCAGAGCCAGAACCAGCAGAGGCTGAACCAGCAGAGGCTGAACCAGCAGAATCTGAGCCAGCAGGACCTGAGCCAGTAGAGCCTGAACCAGTAGAACCAGCAGAGCCAGAACCAGTAGAGCCTGAACCCGCAGAGCCTGAACCAGTAGAGCCAGAGCCAGCAGAGCCTGAACCAGTAGAGCCAGCAGAGCCAGAACCAGCAGAGCCAGAACCAGCAGAGGCTGAACCAGCCAAGCCTGAACCAGCAGAATCTGAGCCAGCAGGACCTGAGCCAGTAGAGCCTGAACCAGTAGAACCAGCAGAGCCAGAACCAGTAGAGCCTGAACCCGCAGAGCCTGAACCAGTAGAGCCAGAGCCAGCAGAGCCTGAACCAGTAGAGCCAGCAGAGGCTGAACGAGCAGAGCCTGAACCAGTAGATCCTGAACCAGTAGAGCCAGCAGAGGCTGAACCAGCAGAGCCCCAACTTGCAGAAGAACCAGCAGAAGAGCCTGAACCAGCAGAGCCTGAACCAGTAGAGCCAGAGCCAGCAGAGGCTGAGCCAGCAGAGGCTGAGCCAGCAGAGCCTGAACCAGCAGAGCCTGAACCAGTAGAGCACGAGCCAGCAGAGCCTGAACCAGCAGAGCCTGAACCAGTAGAGCCAGAGCCAGCAGAGGCAGAACCAGTAGAGGCTTAA